In Bacteroidota bacterium, the genomic stretch GGTTTAGATTTATATTCCCGCTATTTAGAAAATCTGATTTCCAGTCCTCCGAAATAATATTAATTTTTGGATATTTCAATATTCCTTCCGACCATATATCTAATTCGGTAGAACTGCGAAGCGATGTTATGTTGGGTGCTGTTACTATAACTGTCGTCAATCCATATTCTCTGAATAAATTACAGCTTTGTTGGTTAGATATCTCCAACAGGCCTTCGTTTATATGTATTTTTACATCATCAATAATGTTCTTTCCTGACTCAATAATAATTGAATTAACTTCTCCTTGTTTCAAAATTAATTTGACACCTTCATTAACTATTATTCTGCTGAAGGTCTGATCTGCTATATCATAATTTTTTGTGATAATATCTCCCGAAGCCTGCAAACAATCTCCCGCTTTCTCACTATTACACGCTGATATAATTATCGAAAATAGTATTATTGTTAGTCTCTTCATAATTATAAAGTTATACCTATTCCAAATTCGATTGCTTCGGCTTTTATACTATGGGCTTTTACGGCTAAAATTCCAAAATACCTTTTCCCGAAATATCTTTTTAATCCTATTCTTGAGTACAATCTGCCTTCGTAGTCGTAAGGGTAATATATATAATAACCAAGCTGAGTAACAAGCGACAATTTATCGATATATAATTCGTGACCTAATAATATACTCAGCCTGTAAAAGTCATTGGGATCATGATATACTCCATTATCCTGTGCATTACTGAATTTTATCGATTCCTTTATAAATCCTGATGCAAAAAAATCAGCCCCAAATTGTATCTTACTTCTTTGGTTCAATGCTTTATCAGCATAAACTGTTACTACTCCAAAGGGAAAAGTACCGGCTCCAATATTTTCCGTCTCATTAATTCCTCCACTAAGAACTATATCGAGACCTACACTTTTATCAATTTGCCTATCCTTGTATATAATTTTTTCCTCGACAGATGGATTATACGGTCTGTCCAGCTGGTAATTAAACCCAAAATTTGCGGCAAAAATATTTATGCCGTTATTGGGAGCTTTAATATTTCCGTTTGAATAATGGAAAAAAGAAAATCCGTACTGAATTCCAAGCCCTTTATAAAGGTTATTAATCTTATGGTTTAAGATGAATGGTATTGCTATTGAAAACCTTGATCCAATTGCTACATTTCTTGAATTTTCGTCCCTGTTGAATGAAGTTGTACTATACGCAAGACCTAATCCTACCTTTAATAAAAACACATCATTTTTACGATTATCCCCAAAATAGAAATTTCTAAACCCAAAGGCTCCTATATTCTTTCCTAAAATATCACTTTTATAATCGGTAAAAGACATCGCATATCCGTATTCAGGATAGCTATAATTTTCGTTCCAAAGTTCACCTCCATCTACTTTGTTTTGCCAACTTACGATAAACCCATTTGGATGACCCTTTATCATATGAGCCATATCTTTATTGTGTTTCAATAAATTACCATAGAAATAATCAGCCTGAATGTGGCTTGTTTTTGACTGGGAATAGGATATGCCTGTAGTAAGTAAGGTAATTATGAAAATAAGATTTTTCATCAATGGCAAATAAAATTTAAGGCCTTAAAAGTACATAAATCCTATAAAAAAAGAAGCCCGTTCTGAGCTTCTTCTTTACTTTTTATTTTCCATTAAAAGCATTCATTGTATTTGCCGCACCTCCTAGTCCGAAAGATTCCACAGCCTTGGCTCCCATTTCTAAACGTTCCTCCAAAGCCTTAATCTCTTCCCCGGACCACTCGCCCAAAACAAATTCAATTTGAGCTCCTTTTGGGTATTCATTCCCTATTCCAAAACGGAAACGTGCATATTTTTGACTTTGCATAACTTCATTCACACTTTTCAATCCGTTATGTCCACCGTCACTACCTTTAAGTTTAAACCTGATTGTTCCAAAAGGCAGGGCCACATCATCGGCCACAATCAGCAGTTGCGAAAGTTCAAGCTTTTCTTTTTGCAACCAGTAATTAACGGCTTTACCACTGAGGTTCATATATGTGCTGGGTTTTATGAGAACAAAAGTTCTCCCCTTTAACTTAAACTCAGCCCTATCGCCGAGCTTATCAGTCTTGAAACTCACCTCGTGCTTTTTTGCGAGCTCATCCAAAACCTTAAACCCAATATTATGGCGTGTATTGGCGTATTCGCTTCCTATATTTCCTAAACCTACAATTAAGAATTTTTTCATTTTTTGTCTGGATAGCCCTTTGTGGCTATCCCTGATCGGATATCCACAAAGTGATATCCGTTACGGTTATTTTCTATCTAGATATTCAACTCTACTGCCGGATCCCAAAACTTTTCTTCGAAATTACTAATCTGATTATCAATGACCATAATTCCTTCACTTTCTAAAAGTTGCTGCATCAGATTTGTTCCCTGAAAATGACTTTTACCTGTTAAAAGTCCTTTTCTGTTCACTACTCTGTGTGCCGGTACAGTTTCGTCGTTTTTGGAAGAATTCATTGCCCAACCAACCATACGTGCCGATTTTGCAGCTCCCAAATATTTTGCCACAGCTCCGTAGCTGGTAACTCTTCCATAGGGAATCTGTCTTGCTACTTCATAGACTTTTTCGAAAAAATTGTGATTATCCGGCATCATTAAGGTTTGCAGTCACTTATTGGAAATTCAATTTAAATTGAATATAAGTAATAGGCTTACCTTCTTCCAGATACTGTTTTTCATAGAAAGTCTGAATTTTTGTTACAAACTCAGGTACTCCGTCCGACTGATAAATCCTATGATTTGCATATAGCACTTCATGCCCCTGACCGTGTAACAGTCCTAAGGTATATCCATGCATAAATTCGCTGTCACTCTTCAAATGCATTGTACCATCGCTGTTAAGTATTTTATTATACATTCTTAAAAATGCATCGTTTGTAAGCCTGTGCTTTGTCCTTTTGTACTTAATCTGCGGATCAGGAAAAGTTATCCAGATTTCACTGACCTCACTTTCAGCAAAGATCAAATCCACAAGCTCTATTTGAGTTCTGATAAAAGCAACGTTTTTCAACCCGTCTTCTATAGCTGTTTTGGCACCTCTCCAAAATCTGGCTCCTTTAATATCAATACCTATGAAATTTTTTTCAGGATAAGCTTCAGCCATCCCAACGGTATATTCTCCTTTACCACAACCTAATTCAAGAACAATAGGATTATCGTTATTAAACATCTCTCTGGCCCAATTCCCTTTTTGCGGCATTCCTCTCTCTACTTCTTCGCGAGTTGGTTGGATAACATTATCGAATGTATCGTTTTCCCTAAATCTCTTTAACTTGTTTTTACTTCCCACCTTTTATTACTTCTATTTTTTTTTGCAAAAGTAATGTTTTTTTACTGTTAATCATTAAACAGAAAAATCCTGATTTTCTTAATTATGTTATACTTATCTGCTATGATTTCGGATATAACTCCCCTAAATACAGTGAAATAATGAAAAATTTATAGTTAACAATGTGTTAATTTATTTTTTTTCACCTACAATCATATATCAGTAATTTCCTACATATCAAACAATTAAGGAGTTAAAAGTCTTTTAATACTGTAAGTATCATCTATTTATACCCTAAACACCTTTGCTTAACGTAAAAACTTTCAGTAAATTGC encodes the following:
- a CDS encoding head GIN domain-containing protein, which encodes MKRLTIILFSIIISACNSEKAGDCLQASGDIITKNYDIADQTFSRIIVNEGVKLILKQGEVNSIIIESGKNIIDDVKIHINEGLLEISNQQSCNLFREYGLTTVIVTAPNITSLRSSTELDIWSEGILKYPKINIISEDWKSDFLNSGNINLNLDSEEISIVANGISIFYIKGKTKSLNINFASNNPRLEAGELYVENVTLLQRSTNDIIIAPTHSVKGKITSTGDVRVLSNPEIIDVEETYKGRLIMN
- a CDS encoding acyloxyacyl hydrolase is translated as MKNLIFIITLLTTGISYSQSKTSHIQADYFYGNLLKHNKDMAHMIKGHPNGFIVSWQNKVDGGELWNENYSYPEYGYAMSFTDYKSDILGKNIGAFGFRNFYFGDNRKNDVFLLKVGLGLAYSTTSFNRDENSRNVAIGSRFSIAIPFILNHKINNLYKGLGIQYGFSFFHYSNGNIKAPNNGINIFAANFGFNYQLDRPYNPSVEEKIIYKDRQIDKSVGLDIVLSGGINETENIGAGTFPFGVVTVYADKALNQRSKIQFGADFFASGFIKESIKFSNAQDNGVYHDPNDFYRLSILLGHELYIDKLSLVTQLGYYIYYPYDYEGRLYSRIGLKRYFGKRYFGILAVKAHSIKAEAIEFGIGITL
- the pth gene encoding aminoacyl-tRNA hydrolase gives rise to the protein MKKFLIVGLGNIGSEYANTRHNIGFKVLDELAKKHEVSFKTDKLGDRAEFKLKGRTFVLIKPSTYMNLSGKAVNYWLQKEKLELSQLLIVADDVALPFGTIRFKLKGSDGGHNGLKSVNEVMQSQKYARFRFGIGNEYPKGAQIEFVLGEWSGEEIKALEERLEMGAKAVESFGLGGAANTMNAFNGK
- a CDS encoding MGMT family protein, coding for MMPDNHNFFEKVYEVARQIPYGRVTSYGAVAKYLGAAKSARMVGWAMNSSKNDETVPAHRVVNRKGLLTGKSHFQGTNLMQQLLESEGIMVIDNQISNFEEKFWDPAVELNI
- the trmB gene encoding tRNA (guanosine(46)-N7)-methyltransferase TrmB, which codes for MGSKNKLKRFRENDTFDNVIQPTREEVERGMPQKGNWAREMFNNDNPIVLELGCGKGEYTVGMAEAYPEKNFIGIDIKGARFWRGAKTAIEDGLKNVAFIRTQIELVDLIFAESEVSEIWITFPDPQIKYKRTKHRLTNDAFLRMYNKILNSDGTMHLKSDSEFMHGYTLGLLHGQGHEVLYANHRIYQSDGVPEFVTKIQTFYEKQYLEEGKPITYIQFKLNFQ